The following are encoded in a window of Paenibacillus polymyxa genomic DNA:
- the dcuR gene encoding two-component system response regulator DcuR: MINVLIVEDDPMVAEFNRKYMEQVEGFRCGGWASSVEEAKKYIAEQAIDLILLDVYMQESNGLDLLSFIRETGVNIDVIVISAASDMNSVKKAMNFGAVDYLIKPFHFNRFLEALTGYREHISIVREHSLLSQEELDRLIYHKSLTKDLARLPKGITKSTLAMIWNCIQRHNKVLFSTEDIAESAGISRVSMRKYLAFMTEIEALSMETIYGTIGRPVYQYRILPQAEGIMNSFI; encoded by the coding sequence ATGATTAATGTCCTGATTGTAGAAGATGATCCGATGGTTGCGGAATTTAACCGCAAATATATGGAGCAGGTGGAAGGTTTTCGATGTGGGGGCTGGGCTTCTTCTGTAGAAGAGGCGAAGAAATATATAGCTGAACAGGCCATTGATCTGATACTGCTAGATGTGTATATGCAGGAAAGCAATGGCCTCGATTTACTGTCATTCATACGGGAGACAGGTGTAAATATAGATGTCATTGTCATCTCGGCTGCAAGTGACATGAACAGTGTCAAAAAAGCGATGAACTTCGGCGCGGTGGATTACTTGATTAAGCCGTTTCACTTTAACCGTTTTTTGGAGGCCCTCACGGGGTACCGAGAGCACATTAGCATCGTGCGTGAGCACAGTCTACTTTCTCAGGAGGAACTGGACCGACTGATTTATCATAAAAGCTTGACTAAAGACTTGGCACGGTTGCCCAAAGGCATAACTAAATCCACGCTGGCTATGATATGGAATTGTATCCAGCGGCATAATAAGGTGCTATTTTCCACCGAGGATATTGCGGAGAGCGCAGGGATATCCAGGGTGTCTATGCGCAAGTACCTGGCTTTTATGACAGAGATTGAGGCTCTTTCCATGGAAACCATATACGGTACCATAGGACGCCCTGTTTACCAATACCGAATATTGCCACAGGCAGAAGGCATCATGAACAGTTTTATTTAA
- the dcuS gene encoding DcuS/MalK family sensor histidine kinase — MSSIGNVQLKLRRGKPLLKLRGLITLLVCLVMALVLLPVTLLFAERVEHETEKGLEEKAMSIARTLAHTPLIVEQLQGTGSSPSMQEYVKRVSAANHIQFIVAMDMKGIRKTHPDARMIGKAFVGGDESTALHGHESVSVAKGTLGLSMRAFSPVFSLTGKQVGAIVVGISMQDVQMAQEGNNRLIAIAIGTGMLIGTGGAVVLARKIKNMLVGLEPPEIARLLEERSAMLQSIKEGVIAVDEFGCVMLMNAEAIRLLRQAGIEDFSFSGQEITVYLSAFRLQEVLEASTPQMDEEMELGGITLLTTSVPIRVKGEIVGAIVTFRDKTEMNQLAERLTGVSLYTEALRAQAHEFMNKLHVIMGMVHLRMYDKLEHYIMDAVEHHQVEIGSITRQIRDPVMAGFVLGKLSRAREVGANFELTPGSYLPESSQTQTTHELITILGNLFDNAVEAMESLEHKRITLSLYYEESQKNGYLTCIMCDNGPGIPEGLVKAIFEKGFSTKGESRGMGLYLVTQSVKRLQGSIKLIPAEQGCCFQITIPYIIAGNDEHD; from the coding sequence GTGAGTTCCATCGGAAATGTACAGCTCAAGCTGCGTCGGGGTAAACCGCTATTAAAGCTCAGAGGCCTAATTACACTGCTAGTATGTCTAGTTATGGCACTTGTGCTTCTGCCTGTAACCCTGTTATTTGCTGAGAGAGTGGAACATGAAACTGAGAAGGGACTGGAAGAAAAGGCAATGTCCATCGCGCGTACACTCGCCCATACGCCGCTTATTGTCGAGCAATTGCAAGGGACAGGTTCGTCTCCTTCCATGCAGGAGTATGTGAAGAGGGTTTCAGCAGCAAATCACATCCAGTTTATCGTGGCAATGGATATGAAGGGAATTCGTAAAACGCACCCGGATGCTAGGATGATCGGCAAAGCTTTTGTAGGCGGAGACGAGTCTACTGCACTTCATGGCCATGAGAGCGTGTCCGTTGCGAAGGGAACATTGGGCTTGTCCATGCGAGCCTTTTCCCCCGTGTTCAGTTTAACGGGGAAGCAGGTAGGGGCGATTGTTGTTGGTATATCCATGCAAGATGTACAGATGGCTCAGGAAGGCAACAACCGACTTATTGCGATAGCCATTGGCACTGGAATGTTGATTGGCACTGGAGGTGCGGTTGTGCTGGCTCGTAAAATCAAAAATATGCTAGTCGGTCTCGAACCGCCGGAAATCGCACGCTTGCTGGAGGAACGCAGCGCTATGTTGCAATCTATCAAGGAAGGAGTTATTGCGGTAGATGAATTCGGTTGCGTCATGCTGATGAATGCAGAAGCGATACGTCTGCTTAGACAAGCGGGGATTGAAGATTTCTCATTCTCCGGACAGGAGATTACCGTTTATCTATCCGCTTTTCGATTGCAAGAGGTCTTGGAAGCGAGTACTCCACAAATGGATGAGGAAATGGAGCTGGGTGGAATAACTTTGCTGACCACCAGTGTTCCGATACGGGTCAAGGGGGAAATTGTGGGGGCAATTGTAACCTTTCGGGATAAAACGGAGATGAACCAGCTTGCGGAACGTTTGACAGGAGTGTCCCTGTACACAGAAGCACTACGTGCGCAGGCTCATGAATTTATGAACAAGCTGCATGTCATTATGGGGATGGTACACTTACGAATGTATGATAAACTGGAGCATTACATTATGGATGCCGTCGAGCATCATCAAGTGGAGATTGGCTCCATCACCCGGCAGATCAGGGACCCAGTTATGGCAGGGTTTGTGTTGGGGAAATTAAGCCGGGCCAGAGAAGTAGGGGCGAATTTTGAACTGACTCCAGGTAGTTACTTGCCCGAATCCAGTCAAACTCAAACGACGCATGAACTGATTACTATTCTTGGCAATCTGTTTGATAATGCGGTGGAGGCGATGGAATCTTTGGAGCACAAGCGGATTACCCTTTCACTTTATTATGAGGAAAGTCAGAAGAACGGTTATCTGACCTGTATCATGTGCGATAATGGTCCGGGTATACCGGAAGGGCTTGTAAAGGCTATATTTGAAAAAGGTTTTTCGACCAAGGGAGAGTCACGAGGAATGGGCCTTTATCTGGTGACGCAAAGCGTGAAGAGATTACAGGGAAGTATAAAGTTGATCCCAGCCGAGCAAGGGTGCTGTTTTCAGATTACGATTCCATACATTATAGCGGGGAATGATGAACATGATTAA
- a CDS encoding NAD(P)-dependent malic enzyme has product MSSLIDEIRELHAGGKMETLPKKRIETMEGLSKVYTPGVAEICMEIANDPAKAYQLTIKKNTVAVVSDGTAVLGLGDIGPEAAMPVMEGKAVLFKQFAGVDAFPICLNTKDADEIVQIVKMIAPAFGGINLEDISSPRCFEIERRLKQELDIPVFHDDQHGTAVVVLAGLVNALKVCGKKMEDVKVVFAGIGAAGMACSHMLLKAGVRNLIGVDRQGAIHRDVEYSNPHWTEYANMTNPHNLSGSLSDVIVGADVFIGVSGPNILTVEDIQSMATDPIVFAMANPNPEIDPAVAAPHVRVLATGRSDFPNQINNVLCFPGIFRGALDCHATTINEEMKLAAGLAIADAICPEELSETYIIPNVFNPKVVQKVRDAVIRAAWETGVAKSGEAPAATLHP; this is encoded by the coding sequence ATGAGCAGTTTAATAGACGAAATTAGAGAATTACATGCAGGTGGCAAAATGGAGACCTTACCAAAGAAGCGAATTGAAACGATGGAGGGGTTATCCAAAGTGTATACGCCGGGTGTAGCTGAAATTTGTATGGAAATCGCCAATGACCCAGCCAAAGCGTATCAATTAACGATCAAAAAGAATACAGTAGCAGTCGTTTCAGACGGAACAGCAGTACTTGGATTAGGAGATATCGGACCGGAGGCCGCTATGCCTGTAATGGAGGGTAAAGCAGTGTTGTTCAAACAATTTGCAGGTGTCGACGCCTTCCCAATCTGTCTCAACACGAAGGACGCTGATGAAATTGTTCAAATTGTCAAAATGATTGCTCCTGCCTTTGGCGGCATTAATTTGGAAGATATATCTTCGCCACGCTGTTTTGAAATCGAGAGACGGTTGAAGCAGGAACTAGACATTCCAGTATTTCATGATGATCAGCATGGTACGGCAGTTGTTGTATTAGCGGGTCTGGTCAATGCATTAAAGGTATGTGGCAAAAAAATGGAGGATGTCAAAGTTGTATTTGCAGGGATTGGTGCGGCGGGTATGGCCTGCTCTCATATGCTGCTTAAGGCAGGTGTGCGCAATCTGATTGGCGTTGATCGACAGGGAGCTATTCATCGTGACGTGGAGTACAGTAACCCGCATTGGACAGAGTATGCGAACATGACTAATCCGCACAATTTAAGTGGAAGTTTATCCGATGTGATTGTGGGAGCTGATGTATTCATTGGTGTGTCAGGCCCGAATATACTGACTGTAGAGGATATACAGAGCATGGCAACTGATCCTATTGTGTTCGCCATGGCGAATCCGAATCCGGAAATTGATCCAGCTGTAGCCGCACCTCATGTACGTGTACTTGCTACCGGTCGCTCCGATTTTCCAAATCAGATTAACAATGTGCTGTGCTTCCCGGGAATTTTTCGGGGTGCTCTAGATTGCCATGCTACGACGATTAATGAGGAAATGAAGCTAGCTGCCGGACTTGCCATCGCTGATGCGATCTGTCCTGAAGAGCTAAGTGAAACTTATATCATACCGAATGTTTTTAATCCGAAGGTGGTTCAAAAGGTACGGGATGCTGTTATTCGTGCTGCATGGGAGACAGGAGTAGCCAAGTCAGGTGAAGCTCCGGCAGCTACTTTACACCCGTAA
- a CDS encoding 2-hydroxycarboxylate transporter family protein: MENATNQPVIQKGQRWSKNFVDGIRMLGRVKLGVIPLPLYAVIALIVYAAAVTERLPNDLLGGFAVIMILGILLSDLGAKLPLLKHIGGPAILSLMVPSLMVFWNMFSPSAMGAVHTLMKTSNFLYFYIACLVTGSILGMDRKMLMNGIVKIFAPIIIGSIAAVGVGMVVGMAFGYSAYHTFFFIIIPIISGGIGEGILPLSISYGLVLGKDSAVFVSQFIPAAIIGNIVAIIGAGVLKRLAEKNPKTSGNGRLLKLDKDADKLAPASLEQSISFPLMGGGLLLACTFFIVGKLLEPYLHIPGPILMILAAALIKCIQIMPNTLEQGAFHLYKCITASLTWPLMVGLGILYVPLDSVVGILTVPYAITCASVVVALIVTGYFTGKWIHMYPVEAALVTSCRGGLGGTGDVAILSASNRMELMPFAQIATRIGGAGTVILATLLLQFWS, from the coding sequence ATGGAAAATGCTACGAATCAGCCTGTCATTCAAAAGGGGCAAAGATGGAGTAAAAATTTTGTAGATGGCATCAGAATGCTGGGTAGGGTAAAGTTGGGGGTTATTCCTCTTCCACTCTATGCCGTGATCGCGCTGATTGTTTATGCAGCTGCAGTTACTGAAAGACTTCCAAACGATCTGTTGGGCGGGTTTGCCGTCATCATGATTTTAGGTATACTGCTCAGTGATCTAGGGGCCAAACTTCCGTTGCTTAAGCATATTGGCGGGCCGGCCATTTTATCACTTATGGTTCCATCGTTAATGGTATTTTGGAATATGTTTAGTCCATCTGCGATGGGTGCGGTACACACGCTTATGAAAACCTCGAATTTTCTTTACTTCTACATCGCATGTCTAGTAACGGGAAGTATTCTTGGCATGGATCGCAAAATGCTGATGAACGGAATTGTTAAAATTTTTGCCCCCATTATTATAGGATCTATTGCAGCTGTTGGCGTGGGGATGGTGGTGGGTATGGCTTTTGGCTATAGCGCCTATCATACATTTTTTTTCATCATCATTCCAATTATCTCCGGTGGGATTGGGGAAGGCATTTTACCGTTGTCCATTTCGTATGGGTTGGTGCTGGGCAAGGATTCGGCAGTATTCGTATCCCAGTTTATCCCGGCTGCAATTATCGGGAACATTGTTGCAATCATAGGTGCGGGTGTTCTGAAGAGATTAGCAGAGAAGAATCCAAAAACTTCGGGTAACGGGAGGTTACTAAAACTAGATAAAGATGCAGACAAGTTAGCCCCGGCAAGTCTGGAACAATCGATTTCTTTTCCATTGATGGGAGGAGGTCTGCTGTTGGCCTGTACTTTCTTTATTGTGGGTAAGCTGCTGGAGCCGTATCTCCATATTCCAGGTCCGATCCTCATGATTCTAGCGGCGGCATTAATTAAGTGTATTCAGATCATGCCGAACACATTGGAGCAGGGAGCTTTTCACTTGTACAAATGTATAACGGCAAGTCTGACGTGGCCCTTGATGGTGGGATTGGGTATTTTGTATGTACCTTTGGATAGTGTAGTTGGGATTTTAACGGTTCCTTATGCCATTACCTGCGCATCTGTTGTAGTTGCATTGATTGTTACCGGATACTTCACAGGAAAATGGATTCATATGTATCCCGTAGAAGCTGCTTTGGTGACTAGCTGTCGCGGTGGATTAGGGGGCACGGGAGATGTAGCCATTCTGTCTGCGTCCAATCGGATGGAACTGATGCCTTTTGCACAAATTGCAACACGTATTGGCGGGGCAGGCACGGTCATTTTAGCAACTTTGTTACTCCAATTTTGGAGCTGA
- the dnaJ gene encoding molecular chaperone DnaJ, producing the protein MADKRDYYEVLGVAKGASDEEVKKAYRKLARQYHPDVNKAADAETKFKEVKEAYDVLSDGQKRARYDQYGHVDPNQGMGGGFGGGADFGGGFGDIFDMFFGGGGNGRRDPNAPQRGNDLQYTMTIEFKEAVFGKETDIHIERTETCDTCHGTGAKAGTQPQTCSVCHGSGQEEVVQNTPFGRMVNRRACSNCSGSGKIIKEKCTTCSGSGRVRKQRKIHIRIPAGVDDGAQMRINGEGEGGVNGGPAGDLYVVFRVKSHDFFEREGDDIYCEIPLTFSQAALGDEVEIPTLTEKVKLKVPAGTQTGTYFRLKGKGVPKLRGVGQGDQHIKVVVVTPSKLSEEQKDLLRQFSSLSGEQTHENEQSFFDRVKRAFRGD; encoded by the coding sequence TTGGCTGATAAGCGTGATTATTATGAGGTGCTGGGCGTCGCGAAGGGCGCTTCGGATGAAGAAGTCAAAAAGGCTTACCGTAAGCTTGCGCGTCAGTATCATCCGGACGTGAACAAGGCTGCGGACGCGGAAACTAAATTTAAAGAAGTGAAAGAAGCTTACGATGTTCTCAGCGATGGTCAGAAGCGGGCAAGATACGACCAGTATGGTCATGTAGACCCGAACCAGGGCATGGGAGGCGGCTTTGGTGGTGGTGCCGACTTCGGTGGCGGGTTTGGCGATATTTTTGATATGTTCTTTGGTGGCGGCGGCAACGGTCGACGCGATCCGAATGCACCGCAGCGTGGGAACGATCTTCAATATACGATGACGATTGAATTCAAGGAAGCGGTGTTCGGTAAAGAAACCGACATTCATATTGAACGTACGGAAACATGTGATACGTGTCACGGTACGGGAGCCAAAGCGGGTACTCAACCACAAACCTGCTCCGTCTGCCACGGTAGCGGACAGGAAGAAGTGGTGCAGAATACACCGTTTGGTCGTATGGTTAATCGACGCGCCTGCTCCAATTGCAGCGGTTCCGGTAAAATCATTAAAGAAAAATGTACGACTTGTAGCGGTTCGGGTCGGGTACGCAAGCAACGTAAAATTCATATCCGTATTCCAGCGGGTGTGGATGACGGCGCACAAATGCGTATTAACGGTGAAGGCGAAGGCGGTGTCAACGGAGGACCGGCAGGTGACTTGTACGTCGTGTTCCGCGTGAAATCGCACGACTTCTTTGAGCGTGAGGGAGACGATATCTACTGTGAAATTCCGCTGACGTTCTCACAGGCAGCATTGGGAGATGAAGTCGAGATCCCAACGTTGACCGAGAAAGTGAAGCTGAAAGTTCCAGCAGGTACACAAACAGGTACTTACTTCCGTCTTAAAGGAAAAGGTGTGCCAAAACTGCGCGGCGTAGGTCAGGGTGACCAGCATATTAAGGTCGTTGTGGTAACGCCTAGTAAACTGAGTGAGGAACAAAAGGATTTGCTGCGTCAGTTCTCTTCGCTTAGCGGAGAGCAGACACATGAGAATGAGCAGTCTTTTTTTGACCGTGTGAAGCGCGCCTTCCGAGGCGACTAA